CGCGCTCGGCCAGGATCACGAAATTGCGCCTGCCCGCCATGAAAATCGAATGAGGGTTGAAGCCATGCAGATCATCTTTCGCAAGCGCGAGTCGAATGCAACGCCGGCGGACGATGAGGTGCTGATCGAGCCGCGCGGTGAAGGCCCGAAGGACAACGCACTGGCCGAGTTGGCATGCGACAAAAGTGTCGCGGCCTTCCCTCACGGCGCCGGGGAAATCCGAAAACTGGTCGTCGATTGCGATCCTACGCTCGACGACATGGTCGCGGCGCTTTTTGTCGAAGAGCGGCTGAGCGGCCGCGAACTTGCGAAGGGCGCGAAATCGTTTGCCCATTACACACGCCGGCGCCGCGAAGGACGGATGCCGAGTTCGCTGCCATTGGAAGCTTCGATCGAAGGGATCTACCTGGCGATCCGCAACGCCGGCGACGGCGATTTGACGAAGCCCGCCACCGCGGCTCGCTTTCTCGACGATTGGCGGCGGATGGCAGACGTCATTTTGAAAGCGGCCGCGGCCGATAAAAACCCGTTCAGCGAGCCGCTTTTTTCCGATGGCGACGCCTTTGCCGACGAGCGCGCGAGCCTCGCGGCCGATCGCGCCGTATTCCATCAGGATGTGCTTCGCGGAGAGCAATGGATCGTCGATATTCCCGGCGCCCCAAATCGCAGTCGAGCACTTTTTTTGCGGCAGCCCACGAGCTTGTTGTTTCCACAATGGAGTCGTCGAGAGGGAGATTGCGGCGCCGAGCGGCCGTTCGTGTTTCTGGCCGTCGATTGGGGCAAAGGCTATTGGATGTTTTCCACGGACCCGGAGCAACGCCTGCGATTGAGCACCTTGGCCGACGCATTGCAGCAGGCCGAAGTTCAGACCGACGCGGCAGCGGCTGCGCACAAACCGTGGAAACGGCAATACGGCGATACGCTCGTCTCCCATCGGCACACGAACATGCCCGACGAGAAAGTGCTCTCCGTCGTGAAGCATTGGGCCCATGCTCGCCGGCCGCCGTCGGCCAAGCCGATTCCGGCGTGGGTTGCCCTGGCCGCGGTGCTGCTGTTCGGAGTCGTGTCGTGGGCGGTTGGTCTTTCTGGCGGAACACGCGTGAGGCAAGCCTCGCTGCAGGAACAGACCGCGGTCGCGAAAAGCTTGCCCGTCGATTCGAATGGCTCCGATGCCAAACTGCGAACGACCCTGAAGAATGTCCAAAATTCCATCTATCTTGTGATGGCCCAGGATCGCAACGGCAACACCGAGGCCGAAGGAACCGCCTGGGTGCTGAACAAGGAAAAGGGTATTCTCGTTACCAACGGTCACGTCGCTGAATTCGACGACAAAGCGAAAGCCACGGGCGGGCGTCTGATCCTGCGATCGCGCGGCAATCAGCAGGGCGACGTTGTCGTGATCGGCACGAAACTCCATCCAGGGTTTCTCGACTGGCGCAAACTCTGGCAACAGGGAATCGGGCACTCGCCCGCAGGCGCGGCGCAAGCCGAACCGCCGGTCAATTTCTGCGACGTTGCACTGCTCTACGTCGACCAACCGGAATCGCTCGCTCCAGCGCTCACCTTGGCCGACGACGCGACCCTGCTCCACCTCGGCAAGCCCGACCTGATCGGCTTCATCGGATATCTGATCGACAACGAAGCGAATCCCGGGCTGAATCCATTGTCCCCGGATCCGTCGGCCGAAACCGGTGATATTGCCGCAATGACCGATTACTTCGGGGACCCGTCCATCGGCGATCCTGCTCAACAGCTTCTCATCCAACACAATATTTCGACCTCCGGCGGTGCGAGCGGCAGCCCGATTCTCAACGCCGACGGCAACGTGATCGGCGTTCACAGCGCGGGCAACTACATTTTGATTCCGGGATGGTCGGGGCGGATTCCGGCGGGGCTGCATTATGCCCAGCGGGCCGATCTGGTCAAAGAACTCCTCGAATCCGACGACCTTGCTCGGCAAGCGCAGCAACCCCGCACCGACCGTTGGACAGCCGCGCTGAGCAACAACAAGGATGCCGCCCTGTTCTTGCAGTTGTTCGGCGAATGGAAGGCATCCATCGACAAGCAGGCAAGTGTCGGCACGGCAACCGCGCCGGTCGCAACCGTGGATCCGATCAGCGTCGTGGCGAAGCTCAGCGACCGGCAACCGGCTGGTCCAGCGAGCAAGCTGCAAGATTATCGAAGCACGCTCAGTTTCTCGGTCGATGGCAGCGGGGAGCTGATCGTCGCCGCGTATACTGCCACCTCAGCGCCGCTCAGGATGACGGTCTATCCTGTCGTAAACGGCGCTCGCCGATCACCTCTCACGGTCATCGCTTTTGGCGATCATCAGAATCATCCGTGCGCGCAAGCCGATGTCGACGGACCGCAAACGTTTGAGGTGGAGCTTGACGCGGACACAGATCTGGAATATTCGCTCCGCGCGTCGCTGGCCCGGCTCTCCACGCAGCAAAAGCGCGATATGCTTGCCGCCGCTTGGATCGCAAAGCACGCCGCTTGGAGCGCGGCGCATGTCCAGCCCCGCGTCGTGCTCGATGTTCCCGGCCAAACCGTTGAGAATAGCGGGCGATTTCTTTCGACCACCGATATCGACCACCTTACTGGGGATTCCAAGGCCGAGGCCGAGTTTTTTGCCGTGGCGAATTCATCGAACGGCGAAAGTCTTCAACTCGAAATCACCACCGGCGGAGCGACGCCGGCGAATTCGCCGGCAAGTCTCGACTCGATGTCTGCCTGGCCATCGCAGGCGTTTACCGACAAACTTGACACCTCGGTCCGGTTGACCGTGGTTGGCCCCGCCGCCGGAATCAAGTATGACGTCGTGATCTACACCGCAGGCCTGAAACCGGCTGCCAAATAGACGACTGGCAGCCGCCTGCGCCGGGGCCCGCCATCGACAGTTCCATTCAACGCAAAGAAACGCAGCCCATGAATCTCGCACAAAAGTCATGTCTGATCACCGGCGGCACGCGCGGGATCGGCGCCGCGACGGCGATTGCCCTCGCCGAACAAGGGGCCAATGTCGCAGTCGCTGCCCGGCATATCGACGACGAAGCGCGCCGCGTCGGCCAGCGGATTGAAGCGCTCGGCCGGCGATGTTTGCTGATCCACGCGGATGTGGGCCGGCCGGCCGACGCCACGCGCAGCGTCGACGACACGGCCGCGGAATTCGGCTCCGTCGACGTTGTGGTCCATTCGGCCGGCGGACCAGTCCCGGGCGGATTGCTCGAGGTTTCGCCCGACGATTGGATGCGGGCGTTCGACGTGCACGTACACGCCGTCTTTCATCTCTGCCGTCGCGCCATTCCGTTGATGCAGAAAAACAAAGAAGGAGCCATCGTCTTGATTTCGTCGTCGGCCGGCCGCCGCGGTTGTCCGGGCAACACTTGTTACCAAGCGGTAAAAGGCGCGTTGCCGCAATTCGCCCGCGCGCTTGCTCGCGATTTCGCCGACGATAATATCCGCATCAACGTCGTCGCTCCCGGAGTGATTCGCACACGCTTCCACGATGCCATGACCGAGCCGATGCGGAAGAACAATCTGGAAAACCGCATCCCACTGCATCGAGAAGGAACCGCCGAACAGGTGGCCACGCTGATCCGTGAGCTGGTGACCAACGACTACATCACCGGCGAAACATTCGGCATCGACGGCGGCCTGACGATGCGCATCGCCTGACCAAAACGAGCACCGTGACGGCGCAGCCACCGATCTCGACGAGCGGATAGACGATGCCCGACGCGCAACTTACAATCGGAGCAATGCAACGCAAACCAATTGTTTTTCCGCGGATTCTTGGCTTCCTCTTGGCGGCCATGCTTGGCGGTTGCAATTCGAAGCGGCCCGCCCCAAGCGGCCAACCTCGGGCGGTCATGGCCCTTGTTGCCGCCAGCGCGCAGGACGCGGTGAACGATTTATCGCCGCGATTCACGGCAGACACCGGCGTTGAAGTCCATGTCGTGGCCGACGATTCAGGGAAGCTGGCCCAGCAAATTGCCAACGGTGCTCCCGCACAGGTTTTCCTTTCGGCGAACAAGAAGTGGGTCGATTTTCTAGCCGGGAAGGGGCTGATCGCCGAGCGCACCGACTTCCTCGGAAACTCACTGGTGATCGTTGTTCCAGCAAACGGCAAGGCGACGGTTCACGACCCGGCCGACCTGTTGGCGCCGCAAATCGCGCATATCGCCTTGGCCGGGCCGAATGTTCCGGCGGGCATCTACGGCCGCCAAGCGCTGACAAAGCTCGGATTGCTCGACAAATTGGAAGAACAAAAGAAGATCGTCAGCGGGGAGAATGTGCGCGCGACGCTTGCCTATGCCGAGCGGGGCGAAACCGAGGCGGCGATCGTTTACAGCACCGACGCGCGGATATCCGATAAAGTGCGCGCCGTATACACCTTTCCCGCCTCGACCCACGATCCGATCGTGTATCCGCTCGTGCTGTTGATGCCGGAAGCGAAAACCGCGGACGGCGGAAGCGACGCGGGCCGGAAGTTCTACGATTTTCTAAAATCTCCCGCGGCGGCGGACGCATTCCGCCGGCGCGGCTTTGGAACGCCGGAAACCCCGGATCACCTACCGAAATCTTGACGAGCCACGCAAAGGAGCCGCTTTTGGATTTCTGGCAGCTTTCCTCCGAAGAATGGTCGGCCGTATGGCTGAGCCTTCGCGTGGCCTGCGTGGCGACGCTCGCGACCCTGCCGGTGGCTGTCGCCCTGGGATACGGCCTCGCGCGGCGGCAATTCTGGGGCAAGAGCTTGCTGGAAACCGTGCTGAATCTCCCGCTCGTGCTGCCTCCGGTGGTGGTTGGCTACTTGCTCTTGGTCGAATTCGGACGTAATGGCTGGCTCGGAAGTCGGCTGGTCGATTGGTTTGGAATCCGATTCGTGTTCGACTGGAAGGGAGCCGTCGCCGCGTCGGCCGTGATGGCTTTTCCACTGGTCGTGAGATCGATCCGGGTGGCGATGGCGACGATCGATCCGCGGCTGGAGGAAGCGGCGCGCACGCTCGGCTGCGGCCGGTTTGAGACATTCCTTCGCATTACGGTGCCATTGGCGCGCCGCGGCATCATTGCCGGCGCGGTGCTCGGCTTTGCTCGCAGCATCGGCGAATTCGGCGCGACCATCATGATCGCCGGCAGCATTCCCGGGCAGACGCAAACAATTCCGCTGAAAATCTATAGCCTGCTCAATTCGCCCGGTGGCGCTGCGCGGGCGAGTCGGCTCGTGGTCGTGTCGGTTCTGATTGCTGTCGTTGCGCTCGCCGCGTCGGAATGGTTCGAGCGGCGCGGCCGCTTTGGCGTCGCGATCGCGGGGCGCGCCACGCCATGAGTTGTTTGGATTTCGATTGCCGCTTTCAGTATCCCGGCGGCTTTCAATTGGCGGCGACCTTTCGATCCGGCGACGGAGTGACTGCATTGTTCGGGGCGTCGGGCGCTGGAAAAACCACCATTTTCCGGCTGATCGCCGGAATCTTGCGGCCGGCCGAAGGCAAAATCTGCTTGGCGGAACGCGTGTTCGTCGACATCGCGGCCGGCCAATTTTTGTCGGCCCAGCGGCGGCAAATCGGCGTCGTTTTTCAGGAGCAGCTTCTGTTTCCGCACTTGAACGTGCGGAACAACCTCGTCTTTGGCAGCCGGCATCGAATCTCCGGGCAAGCGGAAAAGTTCAGCCTCGCCAAAGTCGTCGACTTGCTCGATATCGGCACGCTGCTGGAACGTGATCCGGCGACGCTGAGCGGCGGCCAACGGCAACGCGTCGCCATCGGTCGAGCACTCCTGCGCGGACCCCAACTATTGCTGATGGACGAGCCCTTGGCCGGGCTCGACGAGGGATTGAAGCAGCGCATTTTGAGCTACTTGGCCCGTATCGTCGCCGAGTGGCGGATTCCGGTGCTGTTCATCAGCCACGATCAAGCCGATGTCCTGCAGTTCGCCGAGCAAGTGATCATCGTCGAAGAAGGCCGCGTGGTCGACGCCGGCCCAACCGCACGCACGCTCGAGCAGGCCGTGCGTTCGCGTCTGAAGCATCCGCCCGATCCGATCAACCTTCTGCACATCGGCCGCGTCGCCGCCGTCGACGGCCGGTGGCAAGGCTCGATCGGTGAGCAAGTGGTCGTCCTGCCGCCAATCTCCGGTGGATATGCGGCCCAGAGCGTCTGCGTGCAATTTCTACCCCGCGATGTCACGCTTTCTACGGCGGAAGTGCCCGCCCTCAGCGCGCGAAATCAACTCCATGGCCGGGTGCGCGAGATCGTCCCGCTCGCCGAGCGAACCTTCGTGGCGATCGACATCGGCCAATTGATCTGGGCGCAAGTCACGGCCGCCGCAATTAGCGACCTCGGCCTCACCCCGGGCCAGCCGATCGTCTGCCTGATCAAAGCAACCGCGCTGCTGCCGGTCGGCTAGGTCGAGCCGGTTGGATTTGAAATCGGCGAGCGCCGCCTTCCCCCTCAATTTCCATCGGCTCGGCGCTCAATGTCGTCCCGCCGTC
The sequence above is drawn from the Pirellulales bacterium genome and encodes:
- a CDS encoding serine protease, translated to MQIIFRKRESNATPADDEVLIEPRGEGPKDNALAELACDKSVAAFPHGAGEIRKLVVDCDPTLDDMVAALFVEERLSGRELAKGAKSFAHYTRRRREGRMPSSLPLEASIEGIYLAIRNAGDGDLTKPATAARFLDDWRRMADVILKAAAADKNPFSEPLFSDGDAFADERASLAADRAVFHQDVLRGEQWIVDIPGAPNRSRALFLRQPTSLLFPQWSRREGDCGAERPFVFLAVDWGKGYWMFSTDPEQRLRLSTLADALQQAEVQTDAAAAAHKPWKRQYGDTLVSHRHTNMPDEKVLSVVKHWAHARRPPSAKPIPAWVALAAVLLFGVVSWAVGLSGGTRVRQASLQEQTAVAKSLPVDSNGSDAKLRTTLKNVQNSIYLVMAQDRNGNTEAEGTAWVLNKEKGILVTNGHVAEFDDKAKATGGRLILRSRGNQQGDVVVIGTKLHPGFLDWRKLWQQGIGHSPAGAAQAEPPVNFCDVALLYVDQPESLAPALTLADDATLLHLGKPDLIGFIGYLIDNEANPGLNPLSPDPSAETGDIAAMTDYFGDPSIGDPAQQLLIQHNISTSGGASGSPILNADGNVIGVHSAGNYILIPGWSGRIPAGLHYAQRADLVKELLESDDLARQAQQPRTDRWTAALSNNKDAALFLQLFGEWKASIDKQASVGTATAPVATVDPISVVAKLSDRQPAGPASKLQDYRSTLSFSVDGSGELIVAAYTATSAPLRMTVYPVVNGARRSPLTVIAFGDHQNHPCAQADVDGPQTFEVELDADTDLEYSLRASLARLSTQQKRDMLAAAWIAKHAAWSAAHVQPRVVLDVPGQTVENSGRFLSTTDIDHLTGDSKAEAEFFAVANSSNGESLQLEITTGGATPANSPASLDSMSAWPSQAFTDKLDTSVRLTVVGPAAGIKYDVVIYTAGLKPAAK
- a CDS encoding SDR family NAD(P)-dependent oxidoreductase; this encodes MNLAQKSCLITGGTRGIGAATAIALAEQGANVAVAARHIDDEARRVGQRIEALGRRCLLIHADVGRPADATRSVDDTAAEFGSVDVVVHSAGGPVPGGLLEVSPDDWMRAFDVHVHAVFHLCRRAIPLMQKNKEGAIVLISSSAGRRGCPGNTCYQAVKGALPQFARALARDFADDNIRINVVAPGVIRTRFHDAMTEPMRKNNLENRIPLHREGTAEQVATLIRELVTNDYITGETFGIDGGLTMRIA
- the modA gene encoding molybdate ABC transporter substrate-binding protein is translated as MQRKPIVFPRILGFLLAAMLGGCNSKRPAPSGQPRAVMALVAASAQDAVNDLSPRFTADTGVEVHVVADDSGKLAQQIANGAPAQVFLSANKKWVDFLAGKGLIAERTDFLGNSLVIVVPANGKATVHDPADLLAPQIAHIALAGPNVPAGIYGRQALTKLGLLDKLEEQKKIVSGENVRATLAYAERGETEAAIVYSTDARISDKVRAVYTFPASTHDPIVYPLVLLMPEAKTADGGSDAGRKFYDFLKSPAAADAFRRRGFGTPETPDHLPKS
- the modB gene encoding molybdate ABC transporter permease subunit is translated as MTSHAKEPLLDFWQLSSEEWSAVWLSLRVACVATLATLPVAVALGYGLARRQFWGKSLLETVLNLPLVLPPVVVGYLLLVEFGRNGWLGSRLVDWFGIRFVFDWKGAVAASAVMAFPLVVRSIRVAMATIDPRLEEAARTLGCGRFETFLRITVPLARRGIIAGAVLGFARSIGEFGATIMIAGSIPGQTQTIPLKIYSLLNSPGGAARASRLVVVSVLIAVVALAASEWFERRGRFGVAIAGRATP
- the modC gene encoding molybdenum ABC transporter ATP-binding protein; this translates as MSCLDFDCRFQYPGGFQLAATFRSGDGVTALFGASGAGKTTIFRLIAGILRPAEGKICLAERVFVDIAAGQFLSAQRRQIGVVFQEQLLFPHLNVRNNLVFGSRHRISGQAEKFSLAKVVDLLDIGTLLERDPATLSGGQRQRVAIGRALLRGPQLLLMDEPLAGLDEGLKQRILSYLARIVAEWRIPVLFISHDQADVLQFAEQVIIVEEGRVVDAGPTARTLEQAVRSRLKHPPDPINLLHIGRVAAVDGRWQGSIGEQVVVLPPISGGYAAQSVCVQFLPRDVTLSTAEVPALSARNQLHGRVREIVPLAERTFVAIDIGQLIWAQVTAAAISDLGLTPGQPIVCLIKATALLPVG